From a single candidate division KSB1 bacterium genomic region:
- a CDS encoding PhoH family protein, giving the protein MSIEIQKKISIRGVNQLQLFGFNDINLRRIEKNFGTKLIARGDEITLVGAESEIQIVEQLLLEMIKILERNQQITENDLTTLIEVLKSGETIQEKPTDLSSVVLYTKDGYVKPKTEGQKRYCQAAMKNDIVFVIGPAGTGKTYLAVAIALAHLRDKLVDKLVLARPAVEAGESLGFLPGDLLEKVDPYLKPLYDALFDMVIPAKLKKYMENGTIEIVPLAYMRGRTLNHAFVILDEAQNTYPNQMKMFLTRLGINSKAIITGDITQIDLPNKKQSGLVQIQKILQGIEGIDYVYLSERDVVRHRLVREIIKAYDRFDSNQLETDESNSGGGRV; this is encoded by the coding sequence ATGTCGATTGAGATTCAGAAGAAAATTTCCATCCGCGGTGTGAATCAGTTGCAGTTGTTTGGTTTTAATGACATCAATTTAAGACGGATTGAAAAAAATTTTGGCACGAAACTCATCGCCCGCGGTGATGAGATCACATTGGTTGGCGCTGAAAGTGAGATTCAGATCGTTGAACAGTTGCTCTTAGAGATGATTAAGATTCTGGAACGGAACCAACAAATCACAGAAAACGATCTGACCACGTTGATCGAGGTGCTCAAATCGGGCGAAACAATCCAAGAAAAACCAACAGACCTGTCCTCTGTGGTTCTTTATACAAAGGATGGTTATGTGAAGCCCAAAACAGAAGGGCAAAAACGGTATTGCCAGGCAGCGATGAAGAACGATATCGTGTTCGTGATTGGTCCTGCTGGGACAGGGAAAACCTATTTGGCAGTTGCAATAGCTTTGGCACATTTGCGAGATAAACTGGTCGACAAGTTGGTCCTGGCGCGGCCAGCAGTGGAGGCTGGCGAAAGCCTGGGCTTTTTGCCTGGTGATCTCTTGGAGAAGGTAGATCCCTATTTGAAGCCGCTTTATGACGCGCTATTCGATATGGTTATTCCTGCCAAGCTGAAGAAATATATGGAAAATGGCACCATCGAGATCGTTCCGTTAGCCTATATGCGCGGCAGAACGTTGAATCATGCCTTTGTCATTTTGGACGAAGCCCAAAATACCTATCCGAATCAGATGAAAATGTTTTTGACGCGGCTGGGAATCAATTCCAAGGCAATTATCACCGGGGATATAACTCAAATTGATTTGCCAAATAAAAAGCAATCGGGCCTAGTGCAGATTCAAAAAATATTGCAGGGTATTGAGGGAATTGATTACGTTTATCTGTCGGAGCGAGATGTTGTGCGACATCGTTTAGTCCGCGAGATCATCAAAGCTTATGATCGATTTGATAGTAACCAGCTTGAGACGGATGAATCAAATAGCGGAGGCGGGCGTGTTTAA